The DNA region TCAAAGAAGAGAAACGTATGATggcaaaagattaaaaaatacgTTTTTGACAAAGTTAAGGGCAAGGATAGAATTTTTTTCTCCAACTGTAAATTTATGAGCAAAGCAAAGCCATCGCACTTTTTTGTCATAAAAAATAGGCGATTAAAAAGCGTGCTAAGTACTGTCCGGTTGCTTATTCGCCTAtctcatatttttaaaatgcagtaAAATTCCAAAATTCATCAAGATTTATGGACTTTTGTgtgcaaaataataaatgaatgacGATTCTGTTGTGCGAAAAACAACGATCTCGGCAGACTAACGAAAAACCCACAAAATTGACGTAAGGATCCTACCTTAAAGCCTTGATGGATATTATTGTTTGTGGTGCAAAAGTCTTAATGTATTACAAGCTTCTAATataatttaacattattttggTTTTGCAACAAATATTTGTaactaattgtaaaaaaaatagcatAACGACATAGATTAATTTTCTCTTTGATAAATACTTGCAGTGTCTGATAGCGGACAATTCCACATTCAAGCGAGCGAAGAAAGTGTTTCTTCATAATACTGAACATAACGTCAAGGTCATTGACCATCTTTTAATCAGCCAACGTAAAGGCATAGACAGAGTAAATCAATTTGccgtatatatttattttaaaatcgatttttgtaaagaaagcacatttttaaaatcgattataaaaatatcaattaatcaatcaatcattcaatgaatgaatgaataaatgaatcaatgaatcaattaatcaatcaatcaaacaatcaatcattcaatgaatgaataaatgaataaatgaataaatgaataaatgaataaatgaataaatgaataaatgaataaatgaataaatgaataaatgaataaatgaataaatgaataaatgaataaatgaataaatgaataaatgaataaatgaataaatgaataaatgaataaatgaataaatgaataaatgaataaatgaataaatgaataaatgaataaatgaataaatgaataaatgaataaatgaataaatgaataaatgaataaatgaataaatgaataaatgaataaatgaataaatgaataaatgaataaatgaataaatgaataaatgaataaatgaataaatgaataaatgaataaatgaataaatgaataaatgaataaatgaataaatgaataaatgaataaatgaataaatgaataaatgaataaatgaataaatgaataaatgaataaatgaataaatgaataaatgaataaatgaataaatgaataaatgaataaatgaataaatgaataaatgaataaatgaataaatgaataaatgaataaatgaataaatgaataaatgaataaatgaataaatgaataaatgaataaatgaataaatgaatcaatgaatGAATATGGCACTCTTAGCACTTTACAGAAAATCCCAACGAAAAATTCGAGAGACATTTTTAAGTCTTGGAGATCATGCACCGTCAtaatatcacatttttaagtattatttttttataattattttgttatatttttattattattttcttaaagaatACATGGCCGTAATTGCAGTTGTTCGTCACATGTTTGAAAGATAGGcaaaaatattgaataaaaaaagacacttgAATGCCCTAAATGTTTTACAAATTTATCCCTAATTCGTAATAGTCTTTGCTACTTAAatcgtgaaataaaaaaatatccgtTACTTACGCTTTTCCTATGCAGTAAAGCATGACGCGAAAACATGCGCATTGATGGTTCCTAGATGTGTTCTACGCATGCGCATCGTTCTAGTTTGTCAACAAATAATTAGATAAAAGAATTATCTTGATCCTGCGTGCTTTTTTTACCTGCTGAAAGAAACGTTTACGTATTGTCAATTTGCGACGTGACATTTAGACTCGCTGACAGAGCGCAATTGACGTTAAAAGAATAAGAAAACAATTAATGTGACTACAATAACCAATtaagattttattaaaaacaatacaaatgaTACAATAAAAATGTTCAAGTTCCTCATTCCTGATAGGTGattatttatcatagcacatccgtatttcattctcaacagagaatgcttcacctcgatcagacctctgattatgatgggcgagtataatgcgtgtaagtcatattgaagaagaactactttgttcatcactaacatactgccaagcagtgacctgatttatttatttatttatttatttatttatttatttatttatttatttatttatttatttatttatttatttatttatttttttttttttttatttatttatttatttatttatttatttatttatttatttatttatttatttatttatttatttatttatttatttatttatttatttatttatttatttatttatttatttatttatttatttatttatttatttatttatttatttatttatttatttatttatttatttatttaaaaaattattacattaTTAATCATACGTTAATTACGccatttatttatctttttaagACTTcaagacaaacaaaaaatacgaAATGTTGGTTTTATCAATGGTGCTCGGTTTCATTTTACTTGCGTCAATCAAAGAGCTTGTAAGATTTATAAACGGACTAGTAAAACTGAAGTCGACTACAACACCAAATATCTCATTCCTGTGGAATTTAGCATTTATCAGTGTGATACAAGCGCTTTTTGGTACAAACACCGTGTTTATTTCAACCCTAACTGGTCACAACATGCGTGGATATCATTGTCAATTAGATGCTGTAATTAACTCTTCTTGTGCGTTTGGAATGATTTTCCAACTAATGAATATATGTGTTGTACAAATAAATCCAAATTTTCATGGCGATGGCTATCTAAAGAAAATTGCACCAAGTTTGTGCATCGTATGGGGTGTGTCATGGGCGGTACTTCCATTATTTGGAATAGGGAAGTGGGTTCCACATTGTAAAGGTGTTTATTGCTGTCTTGATTTCACAAGCGATAATTTTTATGATCGAACTTATTTCGTCTTGCTAACTGTGTTTGGGTTCGCTCTACCTGTCTGTTTAATGGTAACACTGAGTTTTCTACCTACGAAGAAGGAACGAAAGAACACAGCTTTAAACAACGAAACTTACAGCTACCAAAGTCATGGACTTATAAACATATTTCCAATCGTTTTTGTGTTTACAATCTTGTGGCTACCGACTGGTGTGGTAGCCACACTTCGTATGCTTGGATTTAATGAATACATCAGCGACTATATCGATTTATTTGATATCCTTTGTGGCTTTTGTTCTTATGTGACGTTATGTCATATGCTGTCAAACCAATTACAACACTTTCCtgtaaaaaaaggtaaaaacatgAAATTAGCAAATGGAGATTTAAATGCCAATGATTTGAAATTTGAATAGCTTGGGCATGCCATTTGCGTAGAGAGGTGGAGATAGATTATTGTTTTATAGTATTCTGCTTTGTGcggcaaaaataaaatacacgatCGAAAACAGACTCTCCGTTAGCGATATTACAAATGAATTAGTTCGCTCAAATGACGAACGTTTATATAGTAACCGATGTGATGAAGGTGTACCAACCAGATGATTATGGAAAACAAATGTCTCACTATCACCTTACACAATTTCCCAAGACAACTACACTGCGATATTAGAAACTTTAAAGAAGTAAAATACCTTATTGGTTTAGCTGATGTTATGCAAAGCTACCAGCCAGCTGCGTAAAAAGATTTGCAGGCGATAGTGtctgtaaaatttaaatattctgAATTAAATACACTTTTTGCATGATTATTTGTACATCTCCCCAAACATTGGCTAGCTGACTATGAAAAAACGCG from Hydractinia symbiolongicarpus strain clone_291-10 chromosome 6, HSymV2.1, whole genome shotgun sequence includes:
- the LOC130648074 gene encoding opsin-1-like → MLVLSMVLGFILLASIKELVRFINGLVKLKSTTTPNISFLWNLAFISVIQALFGTNTVFISTLTGHNMRGYHCQLDAVINSSCAFGMIFQLMNICVVQINPNFHGDGYLKKIAPSLCIVWGVSWAVLPLFGIGKWVPHCKGVYCCLDFTSDNFYDRTYFVLLTVFGFALPVCLMVTLSFLPTKKERKNTALNNETYSYQSHGLINIFPIVFVFTILWLPTGVVATLRMLGFNEYISDYIDLFDILCGFCSYVTLCHMLSNQLQHFPVKKGKNMKLANGDLNANDLKFE